A region from the Sphingomonas flavescens genome encodes:
- the ubiB gene encoding 2-polyprenylphenol 6-hydroxylase: MTASVTHLWRLLKWGRTLARHGALRGIEADPMTPRPVRRLVRIARFGARGPAVPQYAAALTAIGPAAIKLGQALSTRPDLVGEKAAENLSQLQDDLPPAPFALIKKTIEASFGAPLETLYSSFDETPVGAASIAQVHRAVTTDGRDVAVKVLRPGIEEDLTKAIETYEWAAAHAERYGGELQRLRPRLVVAQFKQWTARELDLQREAASASELRENMVAEPGYYVPEIDWRRTARRVLTLEWLDGIKLNDREALIAEGQDCHALAGTLVRAFLRQAVVDGFFHADLHHGNLFALKDGRIAAIDFGIMGRVDRRARMWLAEILYGLITGNYRRVAEIHFEAQYVPGHHNVQEFATALRAAGEPIRGLPVKDISVGRMLESLFSITRDFDMPTQPHLLLLQKSMVMNEGVATALDPDINMWETAEPFLREWMRSELGPEAYYADRIIDLVRAMKKLPKLIDRLDEYYPPRGAAPPPPPLPDIAIVRPARGLGYLTTAVLAGLAGAAAAAAILLAR, from the coding sequence TTGACCGCTTCCGTCACCCATCTGTGGCGTTTGTTGAAGTGGGGCCGGACGCTGGCCCGCCACGGCGCGCTGCGCGGGATAGAGGCGGATCCAATGACGCCGCGGCCTGTTCGCCGCTTGGTGCGCATCGCACGGTTTGGCGCGCGGGGCCCGGCAGTGCCGCAATATGCGGCCGCGCTGACCGCGATCGGCCCGGCAGCCATCAAATTGGGCCAGGCGCTCTCGACCCGGCCCGATCTCGTCGGCGAGAAGGCCGCCGAAAACCTGTCGCAATTGCAGGACGACCTGCCACCGGCCCCGTTCGCGCTCATCAAGAAGACGATCGAAGCCTCCTTCGGCGCGCCGCTGGAAACGCTTTACTCAAGTTTCGACGAGACGCCGGTGGGCGCCGCCTCGATCGCGCAGGTTCACCGCGCCGTCACCACCGACGGCCGCGACGTGGCGGTGAAGGTGCTGCGCCCGGGCATCGAAGAGGATTTGACCAAGGCCATCGAGACCTACGAATGGGCGGCCGCACACGCCGAACGCTACGGCGGCGAGCTGCAGCGCCTTCGTCCCCGCCTGGTGGTCGCGCAGTTCAAGCAATGGACCGCGCGCGAGCTCGATCTCCAGCGCGAGGCCGCCTCAGCCTCCGAGCTTCGCGAGAACATGGTCGCCGAGCCCGGCTATTACGTGCCCGAGATCGACTGGCGCCGCACCGCGCGCCGCGTCCTCACGCTCGAATGGCTCGACGGCATCAAGCTCAACGACCGCGAGGCGCTGATCGCCGAGGGTCAGGACTGCCACGCCCTCGCCGGCACGCTCGTTCGCGCCTTCCTGCGCCAAGCGGTCGTCGACGGTTTCTTCCACGCCGACCTCCACCACGGCAATCTGTTCGCCCTGAAGGACGGCCGCATTGCAGCGATCGACTTCGGCATCATGGGCCGCGTCGACCGGCGAGCGCGCATGTGGCTGGCTGAGATCCTCTATGGGCTGATCACCGGCAATTACCGCCGCGTCGCGGAAATCCACTTCGAGGCGCAATACGTCCCCGGCCATCACAATGTGCAGGAGTTCGCCACCGCCCTGCGCGCCGCGGGCGAGCCGATCCGCGGCCTGCCGGTCAAGGACATCTCGGTCGGGCGCATGCTCGAAAGCCTGTTCTCGATCACCCGCGATTTCGACATGCCAACGCAGCCCCACTTGCTGCTGCTACAGAAGTCGATGGTGATGAATGAAGGCGTGGCCACCGCGCTCGATCCCGACATCAACATGTGGGAGACCGCCGAACCGTTCCTCCGCGAGTGGATGCGCTCGGAACTCGGTCCGGAAGCTTACTACGCCGACCGCATCATCGACCTGGTCCGCGCGATGAAAAAACTCCCCAAGCTCATCGACCGGCTCGACGAATATTACCCGCCGCGCGGCGCCGCACCGCCGCCGCCGCCGCTGCCGGACATCGCCATCGTTCGACCTGCGCGTGGGCTCGGCTATCTGACGACTGCGGTCTTGGCGGGCCTGGCCGGGGCGGCAGCAGCCGCCGCAATCCTGCTTGCACGATAG
- the rpsT gene encoding 30S ribosomal protein S20, producing the protein MANTPQAKKRIRRNATRQTINHARVSRIRTFIKAVEAAIASGKQADAADALKKVQPEIARGVARGVIHKNTAARKFSRLSKRVASLG; encoded by the coding sequence ATGGCGAATACGCCGCAGGCCAAGAAGCGCATCCGTCGCAACGCGACGCGCCAGACGATCAACCACGCACGTGTCAGCCGCATCCGGACCTTTATCAAGGCCGTCGAGGCGGCTATTGCCTCGGGCAAGCAGGCGGACGCCGCCGATGCCCTCAAGAAGGTTCAGCCGGAGATTGCTCGCGGCGTGGCTCGCGGAGTTATCCACAAGAACACGGCCGCGCGGAAGTTTTCCCGCCTTTCCAAGCGGGTTGCCTCGCTCGGCTAA
- a CDS encoding DUF4136 domain-containing protein, with translation MRIKKFAAAIGLGVSAVALSACAESISTTVSRYQAMPAPQGQTFFVVPVGGMANNGGLEFQRYAGIVAQQLQARGYAPATDARSANMIVQFGYGIDRGQVRYVSSPGFPASRPWGAFGDPFYSPFYSPRFGFGFGYGYRWGWDDPFWYGGRDIDSYVEYRSQIDLHIRQAGTNAPLFDGRAQARSETNRMDIVVPALVDAMFTGFPGRSGETVRITIPPRQQPRG, from the coding sequence ATGCGTATCAAAAAGTTTGCCGCAGCCATTGGGCTCGGCGTGTCGGCGGTGGCGCTCAGCGCCTGCGCTGAATCGATCAGCACCACCGTTTCCCGTTACCAGGCAATGCCGGCGCCGCAGGGCCAGACGTTCTTCGTCGTGCCGGTTGGCGGCATGGCCAATAATGGTGGTCTTGAATTCCAGCGTTATGCCGGGATTGTCGCCCAGCAGCTACAGGCGCGTGGCTATGCGCCCGCGACGGACGCGCGCTCGGCCAACATGATCGTGCAGTTCGGCTATGGCATCGATCGCGGTCAGGTCCGCTATGTGTCCTCGCCAGGCTTCCCGGCGTCACGGCCGTGGGGCGCATTCGGCGATCCGTTCTATTCGCCGTTCTATTCCCCGCGCTTTGGGTTTGGGTTCGGCTACGGCTATCGCTGGGGGTGGGATGACCCCTTCTGGTACGGCGGCCGCGATATCGACAGCTATGTCGAGTATCGCAGCCAGATCGACCTGCACATCCGTCAAGCGGGCACCAATGCGCCGCTGTTCGACGGCCGGGCGCAGGCTCGCTCGGAGACGAACCGGATGGACATTGTGGTCCCTGCCCTCGTGGACGCGATGTTCACCGGCTTCCCCGGCCGCAGCGGCGAAACGGTCCGCATCACCATCCCACCGCGGCAGCAACCGCGCGGCTAA
- a CDS encoding class I SAM-dependent methyltransferase has translation MNDPVNSAPVNFGDELVSPEEKTRRVGQVFSSVARRYDLMNDLMSGGMHRLWKDRFVNRVKPRAGERILDMAGGTGDIAFRMARRGAQVTVSDINADMLGEGQKRADAKALDGLTWQVENAERLTFADNSFDAYTIVFGIRNVTDIPVALREARRVLKRGGRFFCMEFSSSDWPGFSNLYDAYSSAVIPKVGKLVTNDEDSYRYLVESIRRFPKPNAFKAMIAEAGFVRASAEPMLGGLVTIHSGWKI, from the coding sequence ATGAACGACCCCGTTAACTCCGCCCCTGTCAATTTCGGTGACGAGCTGGTCAGCCCCGAGGAGAAGACGCGCCGCGTCGGCCAGGTCTTCAGCTCGGTCGCGCGGCGCTACGACCTGATGAACGACCTGATGTCCGGCGGCATGCACCGCCTGTGGAAGGACCGCTTCGTCAACCGCGTGAAGCCGCGCGCGGGCGAGCGCATCCTCGACATGGCCGGCGGCACCGGCGACATTGCGTTCCGCATGGCGCGCCGCGGCGCCCAAGTGACCGTGTCCGACATCAACGCCGACATGCTCGGCGAAGGCCAGAAGCGCGCCGATGCAAAAGCGCTCGATGGCCTTACATGGCAGGTCGAGAATGCCGAGCGGCTGACTTTCGCCGACAACAGCTTCGACGCCTACACCATCGTCTTCGGCATCCGGAACGTAACCGACATTCCTGTGGCGCTTCGCGAAGCACGCCGCGTGCTCAAGCGCGGCGGCCGTTTTTTCTGCATGGAGTTCTCGTCGAGCGACTGGCCGGGTTTTTCGAACCTGTACGACGCATATTCGTCCGCCGTCATTCCCAAGGTCGGCAAGCTCGTAACCAATGACGAGGACAGCTACCGCTATCTCGTCGAAAGCATCCGCCGCTTTCCCAAGCCGAATGCGTTCAAGGCGATGATCGCCGAAGCCGGCTTCGTTCGCGCCAGCGCCGAGCCGATGCTCGGCGGCCTCGTCACCATCCATTCGGGCTGGAAGATTTGA
- the mutM gene encoding bifunctional DNA-formamidopyrimidine glycosylase/DNA-(apurinic or apyrimidinic site) lyase yields MPELPEVETTVRGLEHVLKGRRIARVEARRADLRRSFPQDLGQRLTGARITSLGRRAKYGLINTDRGDTMIFHLGMSGSWRIDHAELGKHDHLLLETDDGRRLALNDPRRFGSVDLVPTDELNEWPAFAALGPEPLTITPEELRRRLSERSAAIKLLLLDQSIIAGLGNIYVCEALYRAGINPKRPGGSISPARLRKLVPAIHAVLEEAIAAGGSTLRDFASPTGELGYFSKSFSVYDREGKPCACGGTVKRIVQGGRSTFYCPRCQH; encoded by the coding sequence ATGCCTGAACTTCCGGAAGTCGAGACGACCGTTCGCGGCCTTGAGCACGTGCTGAAGGGCCGGCGGATCGCGCGCGTCGAGGCGCGGCGAGCGGACCTGAGGAGATCGTTTCCGCAGGATCTCGGACAACGTCTGACGGGTGCGCGGATCACAAGCCTTGGGCGGCGCGCCAAATATGGGCTGATCAACACCGATCGCGGCGACACGATGATTTTCCACCTCGGCATGTCCGGGAGCTGGCGGATCGACCATGCGGAGTTGGGCAAGCACGATCATCTATTACTCGAGACCGACGACGGACGGCGGCTCGCACTGAACGATCCGCGGCGGTTCGGGTCGGTGGACCTGGTTCCGACGGACGAACTCAACGAATGGCCGGCGTTCGCTGCACTGGGGCCCGAGCCGCTGACAATCACTCCCGAGGAATTGCGGCGGCGGCTCAGCGAGCGGAGCGCAGCGATCAAGCTGTTGTTGCTCGATCAAAGCATCATTGCCGGCCTCGGCAATATCTACGTCTGCGAAGCATTGTACCGCGCAGGCATCAATCCCAAACGTCCGGGTGGTTCGATTTCGCCCGCGCGGCTGCGCAAGCTGGTGCCGGCGATCCATGCCGTGCTGGAAGAAGCCATCGCCGCAGGCGGCTCGACCCTGCGCGATTTCGCAAGCCCGACTGGCGAGCTTGGTTATTTCTCGAAAAGCTTCTCCGTTTACGACCGAGAGGGTAAGCCTTGCGCGTGCGGCGGGACGGTCAAGCGAATCGTCCAGGGCGGCCGCTCCACCTTTTACTGCCCGCGCTGCCAGCACTGA
- the dnaA gene encoding chromosomal replication initiator protein DnaA: MAAPIEAAWESIRTGLRRDLGTRTFDGWLKPAELGQFEPDNGALDIVMPSQFMADWVRSHFGERLTLAWKTVLPIVREVRVIAAADAPRPAPLLILEQTPQAERDPNAPNFDPRYRFETFVLGKANEVAATAARTLATSPTVSFNPLFIHGGTGRGKTHLLHAIGHAFLVRNRSARVVSMSAEKFMVEFIRALKDNDTIGFKQRLRSADLLLIDDVQFIAGKDSTQEEFFHTMNEIITAGRRLVITSDRAPQDLDGIAPRILSRLSWGLVADINTADYELRFNIILAKLEALPGVEMPRPVIDFLARRVTSSIRELEGALNRIGAYAMMTGRTIDVAFVEEVLANVLRANQRRISIDEIQTQVAEHYRIRKAEMTSARRAREVARPRQVAMYLSKQLTPKSLPDIGRRFGGRDHTTVIHAVRQIEKLRASDAELDADIRLLTRQLEG, encoded by the coding sequence GTGGCAGCGCCCATCGAGGCGGCCTGGGAGTCGATTCGCACCGGACTTCGCCGCGATCTCGGGACCCGCACGTTCGATGGTTGGCTAAAGCCCGCGGAGCTTGGCCAGTTCGAGCCCGACAACGGCGCGCTCGACATCGTCATGCCGAGCCAGTTCATGGCGGACTGGGTGCGTTCGCACTTCGGCGAGCGCCTGACGCTCGCTTGGAAAACCGTCCTGCCAATCGTCCGCGAAGTGCGCGTCATTGCGGCGGCCGACGCGCCGCGGCCCGCGCCGCTCCTGATCCTCGAGCAGACTCCTCAGGCCGAGCGCGATCCCAATGCGCCGAACTTCGACCCGCGCTATCGGTTCGAGACGTTTGTCCTGGGTAAGGCCAACGAAGTTGCGGCGACCGCCGCGCGGACCTTGGCGACTTCACCGACCGTCAGCTTCAATCCGCTATTCATTCATGGTGGCACCGGGCGCGGCAAGACCCACCTGCTGCACGCGATCGGTCACGCTTTCCTGGTGCGCAACCGCAGCGCGCGCGTCGTGTCGATGTCGGCCGAGAAGTTCATGGTCGAGTTCATCCGCGCACTTAAGGATAATGACACGATCGGGTTCAAGCAGCGGCTGCGGAGTGCCGACCTGCTGCTGATCGACGACGTCCAGTTTATTGCCGGCAAGGATTCGACGCAGGAAGAATTCTTCCACACGATGAACGAGATCATTACCGCCGGACGGCGACTGGTGATTACGTCGGACCGCGCGCCTCAGGACCTGGACGGCATTGCACCGCGGATCCTGTCGCGCCTGTCGTGGGGCCTCGTCGCGGATATCAATACCGCTGACTACGAACTGCGGTTCAACATCATCCTTGCCAAGCTCGAGGCACTTCCGGGCGTGGAGATGCCGCGCCCGGTGATAGATTTCCTCGCACGCCGCGTGACCAGTTCGATCCGCGAACTCGAAGGTGCGCTCAATCGCATCGGCGCGTACGCGATGATGACGGGGCGGACGATCGATGTGGCTTTCGTCGAGGAGGTACTGGCGAACGTCCTTCGGGCCAATCAGCGTCGCATCTCCATCGACGAAATTCAGACGCAGGTTGCGGAGCATTACCGCATCCGCAAGGCGGAGATGACGTCGGCGCGACGCGCACGCGAGGTTGCGCGTCCGCGGCAGGTCGCGATGTACCTTTCAAAGCAACTGACGCCCAAGTCGCTGCCGGATATCGGACGGCGGTTCGGGGGCCGTGATCACACCACGGTCATCCACGCAGTTCGTCAGATCGAAAAGCTGCGCGCCAGCGATGCAGAGCTGGATGCGGATATTCGCCTGCTGACCCGTCAGCTCGAAGGCTGA
- the trpS gene encoding tryptophan--tRNA ligase: MRVVSGIQPTGDLHLGNLLGAILRWVRMQDEAECLFFLADLHALTVEVDPAQLRSNIREMAAALIASGIDPARSILFRQRSVPAHAELAWILQGTARMGWLNRMTQFKEKSGKNREGSSVGLFTYPVLQAADILLYRATHVPVGEDQKQHVELTRDIALKFNTDFDVDLFVPPEPFIGGGTAARVMSLRDGRAKMSKSDPSEMSRILLTDSNDLIAQKVRKAKTDPEPLPADVSGLDERPEAKNLVGIYGAVTGETVDQVLGRFAGQGFGAFKPALSDALIALLEPLRMRLEQFRADPAELDRILAAGSERAASLGAPTLDAAYDAVGLSR, translated from the coding sequence ATGCGTGTCGTCTCGGGTATCCAGCCGACCGGCGACCTCCACCTCGGCAACCTGCTCGGCGCCATCCTCCGCTGGGTCCGGATGCAGGACGAGGCCGAATGCCTCTTCTTTCTTGCCGATCTGCATGCACTGACGGTCGAGGTCGACCCCGCGCAGCTCCGCTCGAATATCCGCGAAATGGCGGCGGCCCTAATCGCTAGCGGCATCGATCCCGCAAGGTCGATCCTGTTTCGGCAGCGGTCCGTCCCTGCGCATGCTGAGCTCGCATGGATCCTGCAGGGCACCGCGCGCATGGGCTGGCTCAACCGCATGACGCAATTCAAGGAGAAGTCCGGCAAGAACCGCGAGGGCTCCTCGGTCGGCCTGTTCACCTATCCCGTGCTCCAGGCGGCTGACATTCTGCTTTACCGCGCGACTCACGTGCCGGTCGGTGAGGATCAGAAGCAGCATGTCGAACTGACCCGCGACATTGCGCTCAAGTTCAACACGGACTTCGATGTCGACCTGTTCGTCCCGCCCGAGCCGTTTATCGGCGGGGGCACCGCCGCGCGCGTGATGAGCCTACGCGACGGCCGCGCGAAAATGTCGAAGAGCGATCCCTCGGAAATGAGCCGCATTCTGCTCACCGACAGCAATGACCTGATCGCGCAGAAGGTTCGGAAGGCGAAAACTGATCCCGAGCCGCTGCCGGCGGACGTGTCGGGGCTCGACGAGCGACCTGAGGCTAAGAACTTGGTTGGAATCTATGGCGCGGTGACGGGTGAGACCGTGGATCAGGTCCTCGGCCGCTTCGCCGGCCAAGGCTTCGGCGCCTTCAAGCCAGCATTGTCGGACGCATTGATCGCCTTACTGGAACCGCTGCGGATGAGGCTCGAACAGTTCCGCGCCGATCCCGCCGAACTCGACCGTATTCTCGCGGCGGGGTCTGAGCGCGCGGCCTCGTTAGGAGCGCCAACCCTGGACGCGGCCTATGATGCGGTCGGCCTATCCCGCTAG